The Lebetimonas natsushimae genomic sequence TACCCGGAAGTAAATCAAGCCTTGCAAAAACAAGGGCTGATGGTTATGATATAAGGCCTCTTCATTCAACATTTGACGTACTCAATATTGCAAAAAAAAATCCGGATAAGAAAGTTATATTTTTTGCAATAGGGTTTGAAACCACAACTCCAATGACGGCAGCTCTTATGAAAAGGGCTTTTAATGAAGGAATAAAAAACATTTATTATCATATAAACCATGTTCTAACACCTCCTCCTATGAGGGCGATAATGGACAGTGGAGAAGCCAGGATAAATGCTTTTATAGCCCCAAGTCATGTAAGTGTAATAATCGGGGCTAAAAGTTACCAGTTTTTAGTAGATGAATATAATACTCCTGTGGTGGTTGCAGGATTTGAGCCTGTTGATGTGATGGAGAGTATTTTAATGCTTGTAAAACAAAAGCTTCAAAATTATCCAAGGGTGGAAAATCAGTATAAAAGGGCTGCCACTTGGGATGGTAATGTATTGGCTCAACAGATGACAGAAGAATTTATGGAAATTAGGGACACTTTTAGATGGAGAGGGTTAGGAGACATTCCGAAATCCGCACTCAAACTTAAAGACAAATATGCCCAGTTTGATGCGGAAAAGATTTATGCTAATGTATTGCCAAATGAGCATATTGATGATCATAAACTATGTATTTGCGGGAAAATTTTAAAAGGATTGGCAAAACCAACCGACTGCAAAGTATTCGGGACTGCCTGCACACCTTCTAGTCCGCTTGGAAGCTGTATGGTAAGTGATGAAGGTGCATGCAATGCTTATTACAGATATGCAAGATAAAGGATAAAAATGGCTGATAAAATAACCTTGGCTTATGGCGGTGGAGGAGAAGAGACAAATAAATTAATCAACGAGCTTTTTTATAAACATTTCAATAATGATATTTTAACAAGTGCAGAAGATGCCGCTGTTGTAAATGCTAATGGAAAAATTGCTTTTACTACGGATTCATTTACGGTAAGTCCG encodes the following:
- the hypD gene encoding hydrogenase formation protein HypD, with translation MSNLTLKDLYTKFRDPATIKALAKEIHKLADKLDEPMRVMEICGGHTHTIMKYGIKQLMPENIEFIHGPGCPVCVMPKERIDHAITLAKQPGVILTTLGDMIRVPGSKSSLAKTRADGYDIRPLHSTFDVLNIAKKNPDKKVIFFAIGFETTTPMTAALMKRAFNEGIKNIYYHINHVLTPPPMRAIMDSGEARINAFIAPSHVSVIIGAKSYQFLVDEYNTPVVVAGFEPVDVMESILMLVKQKLQNYPRVENQYKRAATWDGNVLAQQMTEEFMEIRDTFRWRGLGDIPKSALKLKDKYAQFDAEKIYANVLPNEHIDDHKLCICGKILKGLAKPTDCKVFGTACTPSSPLGSCMVSDEGACNAYYRYAR